The genomic region CGGGCCAGAAGCGTCCGAACGCAGCAATGGGAGGGAAGCCAATGTTCAATCCGTCACTCTTCAGGCCATTCTGGGCGAAGACGCTGCTGGTCGGCATGACCGTGGCCGGGCTGGCCGCCGGGACGCCGGGGCAGGCCCGCGCCCAGGCGGCACCGGTCGAGATGGTGATGACGGACGAGATCGCGACGTCCCACTGGACCGCCAAGATGATGGACGAGTATGCGGCCCTGATCGAGGAGCGCTCGAAGGGTCGCATCAAGCCGAAGGTCTTCCACTCCGGCACGCTCTACAAGGACAAGGACGCCGTCGCCGCCCTCGGGTCGGGCGCCGTGCACATGGTCTGGCCGGTCAGCGTGCAGCTTGAGAGCATCGCCCCGCAGTACGGCGTGGTGAACTTGCCCTTCGCCGTCACCGACGCGGCGATGTCCAAGCCGGAAACCGCGCAGGAGGTCTCCAAGCTGCTGTCCGGGCTGGTGTCTGACAAGGGCATCCGCGTCATGGGGCTGATGCGCACCGCCGACCTGATCTTCCTGTTCAAGGACAAGGAGGTCGACTCCGTCGGCGACCTGAAGGGCAGCAAGATCCGCCTGACCGGCGGCCGCGTCCTGCAGCTTCTGATGCGCGACTTCGGGGCCAGCCCGGTGTCGATGCCCGCCTCCGAAATGGCGGCGGCGCTGATGCAGGGGGCCATCGACGGCATCTACACCTCCGCCGGCGGCTGGGAGATGGTCGGCACCAACGCCGCCAAGGTCGCCTCGCTGATACCGGGCATGAGCCTGCTCACCTACTCCGTCCTGGTGGACGACAAGTGGATGAAGGGCCTGCCCGACGATCTGCGCCAGGTGGTGGAGACGACCACCAACGAGATCATCGCCAAGCAGTGGCAGCGCGCCATCGACGCCGACAAGAAGACCATGGACCAGATGATCGCCCAGGGCGGGCGTCTGGCCGTGGCTCCCGAGGCGGAGCAGGCGAAGTTCCGCGAGATCGCCAACAAGGTCAACCAGGACTATGTCCGGCGCTACCCTGAGGTCTGGAAGCAGTATCAGGCCATCGTCGGCAACAAGAGCTGAGGCGATCCCCCTCGCTTCACCTCGCGGTGCGGGCGGCGTTCCGAAAGGGGCGCCACCCGCACCGTTTTTTTTGCGCGCTCAGACCGACCGCATGAGGCCGCCGTCCACCCGGATGTTCTGCCCGGTGATGTAGCCGGCCCCGTCGGAGGCGAGGAAGGCGACGGTCGCCGCGATCTCCTCGCTCTTGCCGTAGCGGGCCATTGGCACGCCCTGGCGCCGCTCCTCGGTCGCCGGCAGGCTGTCGATCCAGCCGGGCAGCACGTTGTTCATCCGCACATTGTCGGCGGCGTACTGGTCGGCGAACAGCTTGGTGAAGGAGGCCAGCCCGGCCCGCGCGACGGCGGAGGTCGGGAACATCGGGCTCGGCTCGAAGGCCCAGGCGGTCGAGATGTTGATGATCGTCCCGCCCTTCTGCCCGACCATGACCGGGGTCACCAGCCGCACCGCCCGGACGACGTTCAGGAAATAGACCCCGATCCCCTTGTGCCAGTCCTCATCGGTCAGCTCCAGCAGGCCTTTTCGCGGGCCGTGGCCGGCGCTGTTCACCAGCGCGTCGATGCGCCCCCAGCGCTCCATCGTCCGGCTCACCAGACGCTCCAGATCCTCGGCGGACTGGTTCGAGCCGGTGACGCCGATCCCGCCCAGCTCCTCGGCCAGAGCCTCGCCCTTGCCGGAGGAGGACAGCACCGCGATCTTGAATCCGTCCGCCGCGAGGCGCCGCGCCGCCGCGGCCCCCATGCCGCTGCCGCCCGCGGTGATGATGGCAACCTTATCGCCCATGATACGTCATCCCTCTCCTGCCGGAACGGTTCGTCCGTTCCTTCTCCTCCTGTATCGCACCGGACGCAGGACGGGGCCAAGGGAAGCGTGCGCGTGCCTTCGGACGCCGACAAGGACGGCGCCGGATTCAGACCCGTCAGCGGGCGAGCAGGAAAGCCAGCGAGGCGATCGGAGCCGCCGTGACGAAGCCGACGGCGACGAAACGCTCGACCGGGCTCCAGGACGCCCAATCCCGCTGAAGCGAGGACAAGAACGACTTCATGATCCCTCACGGACCGGCTGATGTTGCAATGCATATAAGATACGGTTTCCGGAGGCGTTCGTGCCAGGGGCGTGGCTTCCGTATCGCGAAATATCGGGGGGTGATGCAGCGCCGCCACAGGCCGGAAAGCGGCACTCCGAAAGGGATTTGGCGGGACGGCGCCGTCAAAGGTTGCCCATCAGCCACAGGGACCGATGGGTGGACGGGTCAGGGTGACGCGTCGCCGCTCCCGCCGAACAGGGCGAGGATTTGCGCCGCCGCCAGCTCCGGCGGGATCGAGGCAATGCAATGCGCCTCCGCCGCCATGCAGCTTTCCGGTGGACAGGGCGCAAGCGCCGCCGCGGGCCGCAGCACCAGCGCCTGCGCGCACCAGGGGCGGAAGCGCTCCGGCGCGTGGAAATGGTTGGTGTCCCCGCCCTCCGGATGGCAGGAGAAGACGGCGACCGGCACGCCAACGGCGGCCCCGAGATGGGCCGGACCGGAATCCATGGCGATCAGCCCCGCCGTCCGCTCGATCACCGCCGCCGCCAGCCGCAGACCGGTCCGCCCGGTGAGGTCGGTGACCCGCCCCGGCAGGGCTACGGCGATCCGCTCCGCCGCCGCCCGCTCCAACTCCGTGCCGAGAACCGCCACCCGAGCGCCGAGCGCGATCGCCACCACGGCGACCACCGCCGCCAGCCGCTCCGGCGGGTATTCGCGGCGCGCGGCGGCGGCCCCCGGCGCCACGGCAATGATCCGGCCCCCCACCGCATCGGCCAGCAAGCGGGCCGCCGCCGCCCGGTCCTCCGCGGTCAGGTGCAGTTCCACCCCGTCGCCGTCCGGTTCACCGCCGGCGAAGCGCAGCAAAGCGAGGTTCTGCTCCACCTCGTGGCGTCCCGGCGGGGGCGTCAGCCGGTGGGTGTAGGCGCGGTCGAAGCCGGCGTTGCCCGACGCCTTCCAGGGCGTGACCGTCTCGGAGAATCCAACAACGGCACGGGCGCGGCTGTTCGCGGCGAGCGCCGTGGCGCCGTGGCGGTCGAAATCGTAGCGAGGGATCAGCGTCAGGTCGAAGCCGGCGCGGAACGCCTCCGCGAAGGCCGCCGCACCGCCCGGCGTGACGCCGCGCAGATCGATGCCGCCGCCCGGCTTCGGATGGGGAGCCACAACCGCGTCGACATGCGGGCAGGTCTCGGCGAGGTCCGCCACGGCGGGGCGCACCGCCAGCACGATGCGCGCCCGCGGCGCCGAGGCCCGCAGCCCGCGCAGGAAAGGCGTGGCGAGCACGAAGTCGCCCGCCTCGTCCAGCTTCACCACCAGGATGCGCCGGGCGGACGAAAGGTCGAAGACGGCGTCCGTCATGCCGCGCTCATGTCGATGCGGGCGGGCGGCAGACCGGCGCACCAGCGCCGCCACGCCATGCGGTATCCGGCCTCGACCGCCCGGACGTACCCCGTCTCGTCCATCAGGGGGGAGCGCGCCATCCGCTCGCGCAAGCCCGCGCGTTGCGCCTCCAGAAAGGCGCGGTCCGTGGCCAGCCGGACGGCGAGCGCCACGTAGTCGTCCTCACGCTCCACCACCAGCCCGCCCAACCCGACGCTGCCGAGCATGGTGGCGCCCCAGCGGGAGATCATCGCCTCCCCCGCGATCGACAGCACGGGCACCCCCATCCACAGCGCGTCGCAGGTCGTCGTGCCGCCGTTGGCGAAGACGGGGTCCAGCGCGCAGTCGAGCAGCCGATAATCCTCGTAGGGGTCCGGGGCGGTGCCGCGCAGCAGCAGCCGCGACTCCTCAACCCCATGGGCGGCGAAGGCGTCCAGCACCCGCCGCGCCACCCCGCCGCCGGACAGCCCCCGCCATTTCAGCATCAGCCGCGCCTCCGGCACCGCCGCCAGCACCCGGCCCCACAGAGCGAGCGTCGAGGCGTTCAGCTTCGTCAGGTTGTTGAAGGAGCCGAAGGTGAACACCCCCGCCGTCTCCACCGGCGGGCGAGCCGACGGTGTCGCGGCGGACTCCGCGGGGCGGTAGCACAGCACGCTTCCCGGCAGGCGGATCAGCGTCTCGGTGTGCAGGGCGTCGGCGCTCGCCGCGGCGAAGCGGTGGTCGGAGAACTGGTAGTCCATCGCCGTCAGGCCCGTCGTGTTCGGGTAGAGCGGCAGGCTGACCTGGACCGGCGCCGGGCGGCGGATGAACAGCGGCATGCGGTTGCGCGACATGTGCCCGCCGCAGTCCACCAGCACGTCGATGCCGTCCGCCCGGATCAGCCGCTCCAGTTCGCCGTCCGGCAGTGCCGCGACGGCGCGCCAATGGTCGGCCAGCGCGGCGAAGCGGGCGGTCGCAGCGTCCTTCGGAAGGTCGGCGTAATAGCAGGTCACCTCCACCGCCGACCGGTCGTGATGCTCGATCAGCGGCAGCAGGAAGTGATAGCCCGGCCCCGGGTAGCGCTGGAAATCCGGCGACAGGTAACCGACGCGCAGGCGGCGCTCCGGATCGCGATTCACCGCGTCGAAACGCGTGGCGGCGGGCGGCACCGGCATCACGGCGCGCTCGAACCGCCGGTGCTCATCGAACACCGCACCGAGGTCGGCCTCTTCGGCGAAGCACAGGCAGAACAGCAGGTTGGAGCGCACCTCCGCATCCCCCGGCGCGCGGTCCAGCGCAGCGCTCAGGGCGGCCACCGCCTCGCCATGGCGGCCGAGCGCCATCAGCGCGACGCCCAGATTGGAGCTGGCCAGCGCCTCCCGCTCCGCCGTGCGCAGGGTCAGCGCCCGCCGCAGCAGGGTGAGTGCGTCGTCGAAGGCGCCCGCGTCGATGGCGTGGGAGCCGAGGTTGGTCCAGCCGGCCGCCCCGTCGGGCTGCAAGGCCAGCGCCCGCCGGAACCACGCCCGCGCCTCCTCGGGACGCTTTGCCCGGTGCTGGACGGCCCCGGCGTTGAGGGCATGGCCGGCCTCCTCCGGGTCGGCGCGGACAGCGCGGCGGGCGGCCGCCGCGGCCTCCTCTTCCCGTCCCAAGGCCGACAGCGCCATGCCGAGCCCGGTCAGCGCCGTCGCGGAGTCCGGGGCCAGCGCCAGGGCGTGGCGGTAGCAACGCGGCGCCGCCGCGGGATGCCCCCGCTCCTGCCAGAGGTTGCCGAGCACCAGCAGGGCGTCGGGGGCCGGGGCCAACGCCGCCGCGCGCTCCAACCACGCCGCCCCCTCCCGCCAGGGTCCTGTCGCGGCCAGCGCCGCGCCCAGGATCTTCGCGCCTTCGCCGTGGCCCGGCTCCAGCGCCATCAGCCGGCGACCGGCCTCCGCCGCGCCCGACAGGTCGCCCAGCGCATGGCACAGGCCGGTCACCTGCTCCCGCGCCTGGACGAGCAGCGGCGCCAGAGCCACGGCGCGGCGGAAGGCGGCGAGGGCGTCGCGCGGGCGCCCGGCGTCGCGCAGCGCGGCGCCCTGGTTGTAGAGCGCCAGCACCTCGCCGGGGACGAGCGCCGACGCCCGCCCATACCAATCCGCCGCCGGACCGGGCCGCCCCAGATCGTACAGCGCGTCGGCCAGCGTGTTCACGGCCTCGCCATCTTCCGGCGCCACCGCCAGCAGGCGGCGGAAGGCCCGCGCCGCAGCCTCTGCCCGGCCCAGTTTGGCGTGGGCGGCGGCCTCCAGCCGGTGATGATCGAGGGTCAGCGGGTCGAGGCGGGCGGCGTGGCCGTAGGCATCCGCGGCCTCCGCCCAGCGCCCCACCGCCTCCAGCACGCGGCCCAGGTTGAGGCGGAAGACCGGCTGGCCGCCATCCTTCGCCACGGCCTTGCGGATCAGCACAATCCCCAATTCCGGATCGCCGGTCTGCGCCGTCAGCAGGCCCAGCAGATGCAGCGCGTCGCTCTGGTCCGGCATCTGGCGCAGCACCCGCTCGTAGAGGGGCCGCGCCTCCGCCAGCCGTCCGTTCTGGTGATGGACGACGGCCTGCGCCAGCGTCTCCTGGAGCGTGGTGGGGGAAGAATCGCGGCTGGCGCTCATGACGGTCCGTGTGTCTGGCCCACTGACGGGATTTGGGGGGACGGGATTGGGGGACAGGGCTTCAGGACGCGCAGTGTAGCGCGCCCACGCAGCCGCGGGTACGAATGCCTTGACGCCGCCGGGATCGACCGGCCGCAAATTTTCGCTCCCGACCGCGCAGGAGGTCCCAAGCGCCCGCGTATCACCACCAACAGGGTTCCTGGAGCCGGCCGGACGGCCCCGGATTCAGGCCAGGACCCGGGAAGGAGCAGAGGATGGCCGCGTGGCGGTGATCGACGAGGATGACGACGAATCGCTGATGGCCGAAACGGCCGTGGGGAACCGGGCGGCCTTCGACCGGCTGACCCGCCGTCACCTGCGCCGGAGCCTCGCGCTCGCCCACCGGGTGGTCGGCAACGCGAGCGACGCGGAGGAGGTCGTGCAGGACGCCTTCCTGCAGATCTGGACGCACGCCGATCGCTGGCGCGGCGACGGCACCCGCTTCTCCACGTGGCTTTACCGCATCGTCGTCAACCGCTCGATCGACTACCGACGCCGCAGGAGTTTCCAGCCGCTCGACGATGCGGTGGAGGTGGCCGACCCGGCCATCGGCGCCGACGGGCTGCTGGCGGAACGCCAACTCGGTGCGGCGGTCGACGCGGCGATCGCCGCCTTGCCGGATCGGCAGCGGGCGGCGCTCAGCCTGTGCTACTACCAGGAGATGAGCTGCGCGGAAGCATCGGAGGTTCTGCACGTTTCGGTCTCGGCCATGGAAAGCCTGCTGGTCCGGGCGCGGCGTATGGTCCGCACCCGTCTCAACTCCCTGATCCGTCAGAAGGACGGCGACGAGAAATGACACTCAAAGAGTTCAAGCGCTTCGCCGACCTTTACGGCGGCGACATCGACCGCTGGCCCGCGACGGACGGCGTCGATGCCCTGATCCTTCTCGAAAATTCCGCCGAGGCGCGCGCCATCCTGGCCGACGCCGCGGCGCTGGACGCCCTGCTCGACCGCGCCGCCCCGGCGCTGGACGAGGACAGCGTGCAGCGGGTGCTGAACGGCATCGCGGCAAGGCTGGACGCGCCGGTGGAGCCAGCCCCCGCCCCCTGGACCCTGTCGGCGCCGCCCATGCGCTTCTGGCCGACCGCCGGATTCCTCGCGATCATGGGGATGGCGGGTTTCCTCGCCGCCGCCCAGGGGGTTCTGCCGGTGCAGAACGCCCAGGCGAACGGTTACGCGGAGGTCGTGGTGAACAGCAGCTATCTGGGGGCGATCCGATGAGCCGTCCCGTCAGCGGTCCCGCCGCCCTCCGGCCATCGGGCCGTCATCCGGAAGCGGGGGCCGCCGCCCCGCGCCGCTGGCCCTGGTATCTGCTGGTCGGCTCGCTCGCCGTGAACATGCTGCTGGGCGGCATCCTGGCCGCGCAGGCGCTGCATCTCATGCCCCCTCCGCCCCCACCCGATCCCGGCCAGGGAATCGCGCGCTTCGTCGAGCGGGCCGAGCGCGCGCTGTCCCCCGGCGACGCGGCGGTCCTGCGGCGCGGGTACGAGGCGGAACGCACGTCGATCGAACGCATGCATCAGAACATGGAGGCCATGCGCCACCAGATTCGCGAGAGCATAAAAGCCCCCACCTTCGATCCGGAAGGGCTGCGGCGCGCCCTCGAACAGGCCCACGCGACGGAGGCCGAACTGCGTGGCCGGATGGACAGCCGCGTGATCGAGGTGCTCGGCCAATTGTCACCCGAGGGGCGCCGCAAGCTGATGGAAATGGGCCCACCCCGTTAAACGGTCTGTCCGCCCGGCGCCAGCCGGGCGGCGGCGTTGGCGGCGCCCATGGCGAGTGCCGCCTCGCGGGCGGTCAGGCCGCGGGCGTCCCGCGCGTTCGGGTCGGCGCCGCGGGCCAGCAGGAACTCCACCATCGCGACGCGGTCGAACATGGCGGCGGTCATCAGCGCCGTCCGCCCGTCCGGCCCGCAGCCGTCCACGGCGGCGCCCTCCTCCAGCAAAACCCGCAGCACCGCCTCGTCCCCCTTGAAGGCGGCGGCGGCCAGCGGCGTCTGCCCACGGTCGTTCGCCAGCTCCGGATCGGCGCCGTGGCGCATCAGGTTGCGGGCCAACTCGGCGTGACCGTGGTAGCTGGCCAGCATCAGCAGGCTGTCGCCCTTGTCGTTGCGCAGGTTGGCCGGCAGTCCCATCTCGAGCAATTCGGTCAGCTCGGCGGTGCCGCCCGACCGCGCCCAGTGGAACAGCTTCCCGGCGAAGGCGATGGTATCCTCATCGAGTTCCCTGCGCGGCTCCCGTTGCGGCTCCCCCTGCGCTCCCATGGCGGCGCTCCCCCGGTCGAGATTTCGGCTCAAACCGGGGAAACAACCGCCGCAGCGCTTTGTTGCGCCATCTCGCCCCGCGCCTCCTCCTGCAGCCAGCCGCGGAAGGCGGCGACGGCCGGGCGGTCCTGCATCCCCTCCGGGCAGACGAACCAGTAGCTGCCGGACGACGCCTCGATCTCCGGGAAGGGCAGGACGAGCCGCCCCGCCGCCACATCTTCGGCGCACAGCATGCGGTCGGCGACGGTGGCGCCCATCCCGGCGGCGGCGGCCTGCATCGCCGGGTCCATGGCGTCGAACACCGCGCCCTGCCGCAGCGCCTCGAAGAAGGGCAGCCCCGCCGCGGCCAGCCAAGCCCGCCAGTCCTGCCCCTCCGAACAGCCGTGCAGCAGCGGGATGGCGCCGAGGTCCATCGGCACCCGCAACCGCTCCGCCAGGGCCGGCGGGCAGACGACGGTCAGCCGCTCCGGCAGCACCTCCACGGCGGAGAAGCCCGTCGGCACCTCCCGGCAATAGGGGATGGCGGCGTCGAACTCCTGCGGGTCGAACTCCAGCCCGCTGCTCCAGGCCACGGTCACCCGCACCTGCACGTCGGGGTGGCGCGCCTGGAAGCGGACCAGCCGCGGCATCAGCCAGCGGATGCCGAAGGAGAAGGCCACCCTGATCCGCAAATCCCGCCCCCGCGCCGCCAGCCGCGCCGCCGTGCCGGCAATGCGGTCGAAGGACTCCGACAGCACCGGCAGCAGGGCGCGCCCGTCGTCGGTCAGTTCGACCCGGCGGGTCAGCCGCCGGAACAGCGGCACGCCCAGCCACTCCTCCAGCCCCATGATCTGCCGGCTGACCGCGCCCTGGGTCACGCACAGCTCATCCGCCGCCTTCGAGAAGCTCTCGTGGCGCGCCGCCGCCTCGAAGGCGCGCAGGGCGTGAAGGGGCGGCAGGGCACGCCGCATCGGATGCTCCATGGATGACTTTCGCTCATCCATCTTATGAGAAAGCATGGTTTGTCGTCCACGCTCCGACGGGCGATTTTCCGGCTTCGAGGAATGACCGACCGGCGGGAGGGCCGCATGACGAGCATGAGCGGAACGCACGACAAGCGGAGCAGCGGGACGACCGCCGGCCCCACCGCCGACTCCTGGCTCGGCCGCCTGAACGGCTGGCGGGAGCGGCGGGCGCTGCGCCGTGCCCTGGCCCGCATGGACGCGCATCTCTGGGCCGACCTCGGCTTCGACGAGGCGGCGGCTCGCGAGGAGATGGACAAGCCCTTCTGGAAAGGATGAGCGGGCCGACGGATCAGGGCGGCCGGTAGGCGCTGCCGTCCTCGGCGCGGGCGGGCGCGTCGACATAGGTCCCGTGGTCCGGCACGGCGATCCGGTCGAAATCGCGGGCAAGCTCATGGAGCGCCGTCCGCATGCCGCTGCCACGCATGGCGGGACCGTGGCCGGTGACAACAAGGTCGGGCTCCAACCCCGCCAACAGAACCACCGAGTCCCGCGCCTTCTGCCAATCCGTCGTGTAGTACATGGGCGGACCGTGCATCTCCGGGTCCTGGACGGCCACGGCGTAGGCGGATTCCTGGCGCGTCGTGATGAAGGCGTCGCCCGCGATGAGGCTGCGGTCCGCCGCGCGCCAGAAGGAGACGTGCCCCGGGCTGTGCCCCGGCGTCGCGAGCCAGCGCCATCCCGGCATACCCGGCACACTGCCGTCTTCCGGAAGGCGGCGCAGCCGGCCGCCCACATTCACCGGTCCGCGGGGGTAGAGCGGCGCCATCAGGGACATCAGGCCGCCGCCGACCGATGGATCGGGCGGCGGATAGGACGCGCTGCCGTCGAGATAGGGATGCTCCAGCCCGTGGGCGTAGACCGGCGCGTCCCAGCGCTCGGCCAATTCCTCAAGGGCGCCGACATGGTCGAAATGCCCGTGGGTCATCACGATGGCCGCGGGTCGCGAGTCCGGCCCGAACCGCTCCGCCGCCGCCTTGGCGATGAGACCCGCCGTGCCCATCACGCCGGCGTCGATCAGCACCCATTGTCGGTCGCTGTTGGGCCGGTCGCTGCCGGTCCGATCGCCGGCCCCCGGCGCGCCGACGAAGACCACGTTGACGATGGCGAGGCGCCGGTAGGCCAGATCGGGGGCGATCTCGTGCGTGCCGTCGTCGCGCGCCCGGTCCCGCTCCGGATCGTCGGCCCGCCCCGCGGAATCGAGAGGGATCTGCCGCGCCATGCGCCGTCCTCCGTGCTGCGATGGGTGAGGGTCGGCACCGCTCACCCTTCGTAGGCAAACTGAAAGTGCCGGCGATGGTTCCCCGACGCAGGGTGGTGGCGGCTACTCCATCGGCTGGTCGAGCGGGCGGCCCATCGCGCCACCCGCCGCAGCGCCCAGGGCGCAGCCCAGCGCCGCGGCCGGGCCGGTCGCCGGCAGGGCGGCCCCGCCGGTCGCCGCACCCGCCGCGACGGCGCCCGTCGCTCCCACCGCCCCGCCGGCCAGACAGCCGAGCGTCAGCCCCGCCACCGTATGCCGGTTCTGGTACAGCAGGGCGCCGCCGAGGATGATCGCGCGCTCCGCCCCGTCGCGCAGCCCGCCCGCGCTGTCGGACAGCCAGCCACGCCATTCCGCCCGCCCCTCCGATGTTGGCGACGCGGCCTGGGCCGCCGGTGCGGCCATAAGCACCAGCGAGGCGAGGCCCGCCGCAACGAGGGTTCGGCCCGTCCTGTGTCGCATGGGAAGCTCCTTTTTCCAGGCCGTGAGGATAAGCCATCGCGGCCGGCACGCCGTCCCGAAAGCAGGGATGAGCGACCGCCGACCGGGCTACCCCCTTCGCGTCCGGCCTGTAGTAGATACTTACTGCCACACAAACAATCCGACTCACTAACATTCACGCTGGAGCCACCAACCGGAACGGAGCCAGCCCCCATGGCCAAGGCCATCCACATGATGATCCGGGTCCTCGACGAAGAGCGGTCGCGGGACTTCTACGCGCGCGCGTTCGGCCTGGAATGCGCCGACCGCTACGCCTTCGACGGCTTCACCCTGGTCTATCTGCGCAACGCCGAAAACGACTTCGAGATCGAGCTGACCATCAACCACGGCCGCAGCGAACCCTACGCCCACGGCGACGGCTACGGCCACTTGGCCGTCTGCGTCGAGGATCTGGACGGGGAACACCGGCGCTTCACCGCGCTCGGCTACGGCCCCAACCCGATCAAGGAGTTCGCGCGGGACGGCGCGCTGATGGCCCGCTTCTTTTTCGTCCAGGACCCCGACGGCTACAAGATCGAGGTCCTCCAGCGCCACGGCCGCTACCGCTGACACCAGGCGCGTGCGGCACTCAAAGCAAAAATCACAAATGGTCTTGGGAGGAAGCGATGCGTTCTCCGACGAGCACAACAGCAAAACCCGCCCCCAATCACACCATGCACCGGCGCGCCTTCCTGGCGGCCTCGGCCACCGCTGCCGCGGCGACGGCCATCCTGGTGTCGGGCGGGGCGATCCTCTGCCCGCGCGAGGCCTGGGGGTATGAAACCAAGGCGCTGGCGCCCGACACCATGCGCTCGCTGATCCGGGTGTCGCGGGACATCTACCCGCACGACCGGCTGGCCGACCGCTTCTACGCCGTCGCCATGAAGGCGCAGGACGAGAAGGCGGCCGCCGACGCCGCGCTCAAGGATCTGTACGAGTCCGGCATGGCGAAGCTCGACCGGCTGGCCAAGGCCAAGCACGACGCGCCCTACGCGGAGGTCGGCTGGGAGGCCGACCGGGT from Azospirillum baldaniorum harbors:
- the dctP gene encoding TRAP transporter substrate-binding protein DctP, which encodes MFNPSLFRPFWAKTLLVGMTVAGLAAGTPGQARAQAAPVEMVMTDEIATSHWTAKMMDEYAALIEERSKGRIKPKVFHSGTLYKDKDAVAALGSGAVHMVWPVSVQLESIAPQYGVVNLPFAVTDAAMSKPETAQEVSKLLSGLVSDKGIRVMGLMRTADLIFLFKDKEVDSVGDLKGSKIRLTGGRVLQLLMRDFGASPVSMPASEMAAALMQGAIDGIYTSAGGWEMVGTNAAKVASLIPGMSLLTYSVLVDDKWMKGLPDDLRQVVETTTNEIIAKQWQRAIDADKKTMDQMIAQGGRLAVAPEAEQAKFREIANKVNQDYVRRYPEVWKQYQAIVGNKS
- a CDS encoding SDR family oxidoreductase — its product is MGDKVAIITAGGSGMGAAAARRLAADGFKIAVLSSSGKGEALAEELGGIGVTGSNQSAEDLERLVSRTMERWGRIDALVNSAGHGPRKGLLELTDEDWHKGIGVYFLNVVRAVRLVTPVMVGQKGGTIINISTAWAFEPSPMFPTSAVARAGLASFTKLFADQYAADNVRMNNVLPGWIDSLPATEERRQGVPMARYGKSEEIAATVAFLASDGAGYITGQNIRVDGGLMRSV
- a CDS encoding glycosyltransferase family 9 protein, which produces MTDAVFDLSSARRILVVKLDEAGDFVLATPFLRGLRASAPRARIVLAVRPAVADLAETCPHVDAVVAPHPKPGGGIDLRGVTPGGAAAFAEAFRAGFDLTLIPRYDFDRHGATALAANSRARAVVGFSETVTPWKASGNAGFDRAYTHRLTPPPGRHEVEQNLALLRFAGGEPDGDGVELHLTAEDRAAAARLLADAVGGRIIAVAPGAAAARREYPPERLAAVVAVVAIALGARVAVLGTELERAAAERIAVALPGRVTDLTGRTGLRLAAAVIERTAGLIAMDSGPAHLGAAVGVPVAVFSCHPEGGDTNHFHAPERFRPWCAQALVLRPAAALAPCPPESCMAAEAHCIASIPPELAAAQILALFGGSGDASP
- a CDS encoding tetratricopeptide repeat protein gives rise to the protein MSASRDSSPTTLQETLAQAVVHHQNGRLAEARPLYERVLRQMPDQSDALHLLGLLTAQTGDPELGIVLIRKAVAKDGGQPVFRLNLGRVLEAVGRWAEAADAYGHAARLDPLTLDHHRLEAAAHAKLGRAEAAARAFRRLLAVAPEDGEAVNTLADALYDLGRPGPAADWYGRASALVPGEVLALYNQGAALRDAGRPRDALAAFRRAVALAPLLVQAREQVTGLCHALGDLSGAAEAGRRLMALEPGHGEGAKILGAALAATGPWREGAAWLERAAALAPAPDALLVLGNLWQERGHPAAAPRCYRHALALAPDSATALTGLGMALSALGREEEAAAAARRAVRADPEEAGHALNAGAVQHRAKRPEEARAWFRRALALQPDGAAGWTNLGSHAIDAGAFDDALTLLRRALTLRTAEREALASSNLGVALMALGRHGEAVAALSAALDRAPGDAEVRSNLLFCLCFAEEADLGAVFDEHRRFERAVMPVPPAATRFDAVNRDPERRLRVGYLSPDFQRYPGPGYHFLLPLIEHHDRSAVEVTCYYADLPKDAATARFAALADHWRAVAALPDGELERLIRADGIDVLVDCGGHMSRNRMPLFIRRPAPVQVSLPLYPNTTGLTAMDYQFSDHRFAAASADALHTETLIRLPGSVLCYRPAESAATPSARPPVETAGVFTFGSFNNLTKLNASTLALWGRVLAAVPEARLMLKWRGLSGGGVARRVLDAFAAHGVEESRLLLRGTAPDPYEDYRLLDCALDPVFANGGTTTCDALWMGVPVLSIAGEAMISRWGATMLGSVGLGGLVVEREDDYVALAVRLATDRAFLEAQRAGLRERMARSPLMDETGYVRAVEAGYRMAWRRWCAGLPPARIDMSAA
- a CDS encoding RNA polymerase sigma factor; protein product: MTPPGSTGRKFSLPTAQEVPSARVSPPTGFLEPAGRPRIQARTREGAEDGRVAVIDEDDDESLMAETAVGNRAAFDRLTRRHLRRSLALAHRVVGNASDAEEVVQDAFLQIWTHADRWRGDGTRFSTWLYRIVVNRSIDYRRRRSFQPLDDAVEVADPAIGADGLLAERQLGAAVDAAIAALPDRQRAALSLCYYQEMSCAEASEVLHVSVSAMESLLVRARRMVRTRLNSLIRQKDGDEK
- a CDS encoding periplasmic heavy metal sensor, with amino-acid sequence MSRPVSGPAALRPSGRHPEAGAAAPRRWPWYLLVGSLAVNMLLGGILAAQALHLMPPPPPPDPGQGIARFVERAERALSPGDAAVLRRGYEAERTSIERMHQNMEAMRHQIRESIKAPTFDPEGLRRALEQAHATEAELRGRMDSRVIEVLGQLSPEGRRKLMEMGPPR
- a CDS encoding ankyrin repeat domain-containing protein; the protein is MGAQGEPQREPRRELDEDTIAFAGKLFHWARSGGTAELTELLEMGLPANLRNDKGDSLLMLASYHGHAELARNLMRHGADPELANDRGQTPLAAAAFKGDEAVLRVLLEEGAAVDGCGPDGRTALMTAAMFDRVAMVEFLLARGADPNARDARGLTAREAALAMGAANAAARLAPGGQTV
- the gcvA gene encoding transcriptional regulator GcvA — its product is MRRALPPLHALRAFEAAARHESFSKAADELCVTQGAVSRQIMGLEEWLGVPLFRRLTRRVELTDDGRALLPVLSESFDRIAGTAARLAARGRDLRIRVAFSFGIRWLMPRLVRFQARHPDVQVRVTVAWSSGLEFDPQEFDAAIPYCREVPTGFSAVEVLPERLTVVCPPALAERLRVPMDLGAIPLLHGCSEGQDWRAWLAAAGLPFFEALRQGAVFDAMDPAMQAAAAGMGATVADRMLCAEDVAAGRLVLPFPEIEASSGSYWFVCPEGMQDRPAVAAFRGWLQEEARGEMAQQSAAAVVSPV
- a CDS encoding DUF1127 domain-containing protein produces the protein MTSMSGTHDKRSSGTTAGPTADSWLGRLNGWRERRALRRALARMDAHLWADLGFDEAAAREEMDKPFWKG
- a CDS encoding MBL fold metallo-hydrolase, translated to MARQIPLDSAGRADDPERDRARDDGTHEIAPDLAYRRLAIVNVVFVGAPGAGDRTGSDRPNSDRQWVLIDAGVMGTAGLIAKAAAERFGPDSRPAAIVMTHGHFDHVGALEELAERWDAPVYAHGLEHPYLDGSASYPPPDPSVGGGLMSLMAPLYPRGPVNVGGRLRRLPEDGSVPGMPGWRWLATPGHSPGHVSFWRAADRSLIAGDAFITTRQESAYAVAVQDPEMHGPPMYYTTDWQKARDSVVLLAGLEPDLVVTGHGPAMRGSGMRTALHELARDFDRIAVPDHGTYVDAPARAEDGSAYRPP
- a CDS encoding VOC family protein, encoding MAKAIHMMIRVLDEERSRDFYARAFGLECADRYAFDGFTLVYLRNAENDFEIELTINHGRSEPYAHGDGYGHLAVCVEDLDGEHRRFTALGYGPNPIKEFARDGALMARFFFVQDPDGYKIEVLQRHGRYR